In Oncorhynchus masou masou isolate Uvic2021 chromosome 31, UVic_Omas_1.1, whole genome shotgun sequence, the sequence ttGTAAAGGGTTGAAACATTGTTTCCCATGCttcttcaatgaaccataaacaattaatgaacatgcaaccgtggaacggtcgttaggacactaacagcttacagactgtaggcaaataaggtcacagttatgaaaacttaggacactaaagaggcctttctactgactctgaataacaccaaaagaaaggtgcccagggtccctgctcatctgcgtgaacatgccttaggcatgctgcaaggaggcatgaggactgcagatgtggccagggcaataaatttcaatgtccgtactgtgagatgcctaagacagcactacagggagacaggacggacagctgatcatcctcgcagtggcagaccatgtgtaacaacacctgcacaggatcggtacatccgaacatcacacctgcgggacaggtacaggatggcaacaactactgcccgagttataccaggaatgcacaatccctccatcagtgctcagactgtccgcaataggctgagagaggctggaatgagggcttgtaggcctgctgtaaggcaggtcctcaccagacatcaccggcgaCAACGTCacatatgggcacaaacccaccgtcgctggaccagacaggactggcaaaaagtgctcttcaccgacgagtcacggttttgtctcaccagggttgatggtcggatttgcgtttatcgtcgaaggaatgagctttACACCGAGCCCTGTACTCTGAAGCGGGATTGATTTGTAGGTGGAGGGggcgatgtgtcacagcatcatcggactgagcttgttgtccttgcaggcaatctcaatgctgtgcgttacggGGAaggcatcctcctccctcatgtggtactgtTCCAaaatgacaatgccaccagccatagtGCTCGTTCTGTACGTGATTTCCGGcaggacaggaatgtcagtgttctgccatggccagtgaatagcccggatctcaatcccattgagcacgtctgggacctgttggatcggagggtgacggctagggccattccccccagaaatgtccaagaacttgcaagtgccttggtggaagagtggggtaaaatCTCACaccaagaactggcaaatctggtgcagtccatgaggaggagatgcatgcagtacttaatgcagctggtggccacaccagatactgactgttaattttgattttgaacccccctGTAAGGACCAACGCTGGACAGGAGGAGCAGGTACGGGCAGTCAGACATTTATTCGGGAACAGACATAGAACAATACAGGAACAGCGCCTGCACACGGGTAACTCGGACATatgacaaacaatgcagctaCAGGGAACAGAGCTGGAACTGAcaaaatataggggaggtaataaataGGTGATTGAGTAAGTCctggtgagtccaatatcgctgatgcGTATGACGAggaaaggcaggtgtgcgtaaatgatggtggcaggagtgcgtaatgcagGTCAGCCTGACGCCCTCCAACACCagggggaagagcgggagcagacgtgaaacccccctttgttcagggccAATAAACTGAAAATAaactcagttgacagtgagaggacagttttttgttgttgctgagtttagtatGTAATGGTATACAAATTATTTTCATAAATCATCATGTTTTTCTGTACTTCTGGTTCTAATATGTGTTGTTAATGTCCCTTCTTTCCCTACAGGTTATTGCAATTGTAATGGACATTTTTACAGATGTGGATATATTCAAAGAGGTGGTTGATGCCTCCACCAGAGGAATTCCAGTTTATGTGCTTCTGGATGAATTTCATCTGCAAAGCTTTCTCTTAATGGCTGAGAATCAAGATATACAAATCCCAAAACTTAGGGTAAGTTCAGATCCTCTGCTACAATGGTAACATATGCAGGTAGAGATCTACATGCATCGACTGATCATCCTCTCATCGTATAAACAGTATTGATTCAACCACTGACAGTAGGTCCTCAAAATGACAGACTGAAGAAGTCAAAGTCTCACTCCTGTTTTTGCAGGGTGAGGCAGTTTAAAGGGCGAGGTAGTTATTACCAGAGGTATGAATCTATGCAAAGGTGcactgaagctgttctggctcgcaGTGGCCCAATGcactattaagacactttatgttggtgtttcctttattttggcagttaactGTATTTATTACCTGAGGGATGAGGTATTTAGCACGCAGTAACCACACCCTTTAAGTATATTCACAAAAGGGTGACAGTTAGTCTAGCatttagagtgttgggccagtagccgaaaggttgctggtttgaatacccgagcagacaaagtgaaaaatctgtcgatgtgcccttgagcgaggcacttaatcctaatttgctccaggtgtgccgtactactatggctgaccctataaaacaacacattacactgcccctatctggtgtatgtgacaataaacaTTTTTctttatctatatctatatatatatatatatatatatattcaggctTTGCATAAAGCGATATGTTACGATAGAATGGTCTTGGTAACATTCCACTGACTCTCTTGGTCTACAGAACATGAGAGTACGCATAGTGAAGGGTCAGGATTACCTCTGTCGTTCAGGAGCTACATTTCATGGAGCAATGGAGCAGAGGTTTCTGTTGGTGGACTGCCAAACAGTGGTGTACGGATCATACAGGTAAATGGAGCTAGGAGCTCAGTGAGAAGAAATGTCTAATAACCAGATCCTATTGTTACTGTTAATGCAATCCAGgttccttgggacgtccctaccctaaatcctaaccttaacccctactcTTATTTTCCAAAATGTTACATGACAGGGCTGTCTGCAGATCCTGTATTTCAATTCTATATGGAACACAGAACTTCTTTCGAAATAAGAAAACATTTAAGATTGGGCTAAAAAATCGAAAAGGGTTAACTTTTCAATTGTGGCATTTTTATGAGGTAGGGGCTGATAAATTCCTAGAATACCTATGGGTAACAGATAAGGCAATAttactttttatatatttttttaaactttagacAGCCTGGAGGCTTATCTTCGATACATCTTCAACAATTTACTGATATTGTGAAACTGTCTCCCTCAGTTGACCGTGTGCAGTTGactgagataaaaatggctgttATTTCATTTTCACTGAAGTAATTGCTGCTCTCTGTTTATTCTTCTCTGCCTAGCTTCATGTGGTCCTATGAGAAAATCAACCTGAGTATGGTGCAGGTCATAACAGGCCAGCTGGTGGAGTCCTATGACGAGGAGTTTAGAACGCTCTTCGCCCGTTCTTTCGTGCCAGCAGTTCTCACCCCTCCCGAGACTGTGCTTCTAGAACGGAATGGAAGACATGCTCGGGCAAAGTATGCTTCTGAATCCAGACAAGCCTTTGAGAGGAAGGACCAGTTGAGACATACCCTGGACACAGTGTACAGGAAAGCCTGTGAGAGACAGACGGGCATGACGAGCCatatgggagagatggaggagagacttTATGACAAGGAGCCATTTGAACACAGACCCATGATCAACCACGGCGAGAGTGTTCAAAACCGCATCCATCAGTTCCAGTCTGCAGAGACTGTGAACTTCCTGAAAAGGCACAGTTATGCTGGGGAGAGACAAGAAGTCCCATATGTTCCACACAACAGAAGGTATGGGGCAAGCAACTGGAACGTGGCTGGAGATGGAGGTAATCACTGCGCTCCTGGAAGAAGCCACTTTACCAATGCTTTGGAAGACCATTCTCAGGGGGCACAGATAATCAGAGGTCGCAATTTTCGCCAGTCCTACCATGGGAATGACAAACAAGTCCGCTCTATGCAGCGGAACATGCCAACTTTGAAGAACACGGCCAAGTCATTCTTGCGCACATATAGGATAGAGTCTTACCTCAATAACACTGATGATCCTATTGGGGAATCCTGTGACTATCTGGACCAGTATGAAGCACAGGAAAACAAAACTTGCTCATTGATTCCTTCCAGACTTAGGTCATCCCTTGTTTTCAAGTCCACTATTCCAGAGAAACCGGAGACAAACAGTCACTCAAACAACTCTTCCTCTTCCACACGTCAGGTCGACCACTCTGCAAAGCCAAACAATGCACCGCATTACTCTTCAATGCAATTGCAATGGAATCCAGCGACATCGAAGGAAAACAGAATGAGACAAGATGAATACATAATGAAAAGGCGGAGTCTGCAGATTTTGGATGATCCTAGGAATAACATTGGCTATGGCCCAGGAAGAGACCCATATCAGTCGGTCTATGCCTGCCTGGGAAGAGCCAAAGAGGGACTGGTAATGAAAGCCCCTGAGCTCCTTCAAGACAACTGGCACAAAAGACACAGTGTGGCAGACTCAAAGACCAACAGTGACTACAGAGTCAATAAAGAGTCCTCCAGTCACATGTACGGTAGGGCCTTTGGGAGGAGTCAGCCAGATGGTGGTGGAATAACATTGGGTGCACAGAATGGAGGATATTCTTCAAATTTGAACAAGGATCAGAGATCAGTCTCTCATTATGACGTCAAAAACGTTGTGGACACAAAGAGCCCCCCTGTTTCTAATTGGCAAGAGCCTCCCTACAGAACTGTGTCTGCAGCAGCCCTTGATATGAACAGCAAAGAGCCTCCCTCCAGAACTGTGTCTGCAGCAGCCCTGGATATGAACAGCAAAGAGCCTCCCTACAGAACTGTGTCTGCAGCAGCCCTTGATATGAACAGCAAAGAGCCCACTTACAAGTCCACCAGCACAGCATTGGGTTCACCACATTTCCTTAAGAAGAGCACCAAGCAAATCAGATCATTGCTCAAAATACCGGAGAAAAAAGAGGGTTCCCCTAAAGGGGGTTCCCCTCAAAGGGGTGGTAGCTCTGACACCATAGTCACTGACGAAGAGGGAcaaataccagagagagagaggaaggttgcATCACAGAGTAGCATGCTTCAGATGGACAAGAACCACTGTGCAGATGATATAGGGTTATCCTCAACCCCTCGTTTTAGCACTGAAGAGATGAACCAAAATCTTCCTGACAGAACTACATCCATGGGGACACAGGGGCAGCATACGTCCATTGATAAAACGCATGAAAGGGCTAGGCTTGCGTCAGGAAATTGGCGTAGCGATCGGGGTGGCGATAGTCGTTTGTATAGCAGATTTGAGCCTTTCTGTTCATTGGAGAAGGAGCGACCCCATTCCTCACAATCTGCAACAGGCCCCGCCCCCATACACTCCCCAGAGAGGACCAAGAGCATGTACTCTGTTAAAAGTAGCCCCACCAATGaacaacacaaccacactggcCAGCAGACACATAGCCACCATGAAAACAAACTGGGCAAATTCATACAAAGAGTGGGGCATTTCATTCACAAAAATAAGTAGTAGAAAAGAAAGTTAGCATAATACAACATGGATTACTGGTCAAATTTACGAAAGCGTTCAAGGGCCTAATCAAATGGTAGGCAGAGTGGAAACAGTGTACTGCACTATTTAACTTGAAAACTGGTTACATGAAGAGATTACATCCTTTTAGGACTCTTTAAGGCAATGCCAAACCGATTTTTACTTGaattaaagggggggggggggggatcagcaCGGTCCAGGACAAGGTATCACAAACTGTGAAATCAAGTCAGGGGCCCACAGTGTCAGTCGGAACAGCagaactggatcagcagcacggcCAAGTGAACAGGGACCACTAGAGGTTGGTGGCAGCTTAATTGGGGAGGcagggctcatggtaatggctggagcagatgtagtggaatggtataaaatacatcaaacacatgtttgctgccattccatttgctcctttccagccattattatgagccgtcctcccttcagcagcctccaaTGACAGGGACAGCCAGGAATTGACaggccaggttgtcctgaggcacAGTCCAAGGTCCTTGTGGTAGGGGAGACATAACTAGAAGGGAATTAGTGGTCAGCGGCAGGGAACCCGAGTGGGGAGCCGGCCAAGCAGAGACCGAAAGGGTGGCTCGTCACTCCAGTACTGTGACGTAGATAAGTCTTCAGTCCAAGACTAAAAGATGTAAGataaaagtgtgtgtttgtgtgtgcgtgagtgtgtttgTACACTTCACAAATTTGTTACATCTTATTTGCTCTTCAAGTCTAAGAGTGCTTTAATATGTTATGTTTTTTGGTCTTTAATACATCAAAGATCTATATTCTTCATAATATATCAAAGCCattagcatttaaaaaaaaaacagaaccaATCAGCTGCTCGATGGCTGTGACGAGAGACTAAAAGTTAACTAAAATAGGAGGAATTCATAATGCAGTAGCTTCATTTCCATATAAAACACATTTCATTTTAAAGATGTCTTCACAATAACAACTCTGATCAAAAGAGTGAAAACAATCTATTTGTTAGCCACAATATCAGAAAAACATATCCAGAGTACAGGAATACCAGTGCGTAAATTGCATGATTTGGTGAATGAGTTCGTTTGTCAAAACCTAATTCCGCTTTTGTCATCATTGCAGTGTCTGGAGTGTTTTGATGAGTATTTTTCTTGGAACAATGTCTTGGCAAAATATGCTTGGATTTTACACGTGTTGTGGGAAATGCATTGGTATTATGAGGGACTAATTTAGGGAAATGTACATTGTGTGTCAAATATTTGACCTGTACAAACACTGACAAAGTTGGTTGAAAAATATAGTTGCTTTTTCCAAACAAATGTGACATTGTGTTTTTGTTACCTTTGATCCTTTGTTGTATGAGCTACAGGACGTGCATCCTACAGTACCACCCATGAGGTGAAGTATTTATTTCAGTCTGTTTAAGCTACAGAATCGTTTTTTGGCCAGGTTGTATGTGTTAGTATTCAACCCATTCCTCTGACAAGCTAAAGACAATTTCACAGTCAACATGATATATAAGCATGACTTGAATAGAGCACAGCATTATTCTTGTGTTTTGCATTCCACTGATTCTGGACTATTTGAACCATGCTTTTTTGAACCATGCCTTTTCATTAGACAGAGTTCCTACTGTCACTAAGTACTTCAACACCTCAATCTTTCACATCACATAGAAAGTGTATCATTCAATGTGAAGTTCACAGAGTGTATGCATGCAAGCATTCAGCTGCTTGTAATTGATATGGGAATCATTGTCATTGCATCAGGTATACAAGAAATAACATTCATAATAAAatggtgggggggaggggggacatATGATGTATGGAAGGTTGGGAATTGTTCTATAGaaactttttttaaatctgtGTTTGATAATAGGATGTTGGTAATTGCTCTCGATAAGCATAAGTGAACACTTGGCCCTTATATAATTTGAATTGAATTACCTGTTGTTGCGTTGTGTTTTCCATCTTTAGTAATGATGAGAATAGATATTGTCCAATAGATCTGTTATAATTTAGAGCTATGAGGTCTGAATTATGAGATTGTAGCTTACAAGAGGTTGTATGGAGGTCAGCATTATGACCATCAAGTCAAAAGCATAATTTTGTAATGTTGCTAGGAAGATGTGTCATTGCAATCAGTTTTTCCCACTGGGTTTCTAATTTGTGTAATATGTAATAAATATGCAATGGAATAAAATTCTTCCGAAAGCCTCTCATAAGTAATACTTTTATATTGTTATGTTCCACTAAGACCATTACGTGCCATTATAACCAGAACAAATAGGAGTTACTGTACAAATACATGTGGTCACTAGTCTGATCAAAATTTATAAATCAGCAGATTAGAGTGTTTATGAGAATTACAAAAGTATAGAGTCTCTTGGCTATATTTtatatgtaataataataatatatgccatttagcagacacttttatccaaagcgaccaGGGCCGGCTCTAATCTTTAGGGGGCCCTAAGCGAGAATTGGTTGGGGGGGCCCCACCGAACGGACCCAAAACATGTGTGAACCCCCTTGACAGCGGAGAAAGCATTTTTTTGTTTTAAAGTTAAATTCCTGcaattctaaacattttgccatagggtacAGAGAAAATGTTaaagttttaaagcaagttttctgcttgtctatacattttgccatggtgaGTAGAGAACAAAAGAtcaaaactgctgatgcacaaccaaatttcgaacTTGCACCTTttttattctactattctaact encodes:
- the fam83b gene encoding protein FAM83B, with translation MMDSQQLSLLSSLKEELKPEDYIQPHYKEAYRLAIDSLVNDGRESYQEFLKSERIGSFLSEDEIHFITTNASQPLPSNHTEEIDGPGPDTVASKSSTGTYWPVDSDIATPDLELGWPEVMPDRLQTNINLFFHPPRLNRPTIKEVIRKHIQDARQVIAIVMDIFTDVDIFKEVVDASTRGIPVYVLLDEFHLQSFLLMAENQDIQIPKLRNMRVRIVKGQDYLCRSGATFHGAMEQRFLLVDCQTVVYGSYSFMWSYEKINLSMVQVITGQLVESYDEEFRTLFARSFVPAVLTPPETVLLERNGRHARAKYASESRQAFERKDQLRHTLDTVYRKACERQTGMTSHMGEMEERLYDKEPFEHRPMINHGESVQNRIHQFQSAETVNFLKRHSYAGERQEVPYVPHNRRYGASNWNVAGDGGNHCAPGRSHFTNALEDHSQGAQIIRGRNFRQSYHGNDKQVRSMQRNMPTLKNTAKSFLRTYRIESYLNNTDDPIGESCDYLDQYEAQENKTCSLIPSRLRSSLVFKSTIPEKPETNSHSNNSSSSTRQVDHSAKPNNAPHYSSMQLQWNPATSKENRMRQDEYIMKRRSLQILDDPRNNIGYGPGRDPYQSVYACLGRAKEGLVMKAPELLQDNWHKRHSVADSKTNSDYRVNKESSSHMYGRAFGRSQPDGGGITLGAQNGGYSSNLNKDQRSVSHYDVKNVVDTKSPPVSNWQEPPYRTVSAAALDMNSKEPPSRTVSAAALDMNSKEPPYRTVSAAALDMNSKEPTYKSTSTALGSPHFLKKSTKQIRSLLKIPEKKEGSPKGGSPQRGGSSDTIVTDEEGQIPERERKVASQSSMLQMDKNHCADDIGLSSTPRFSTEEMNQNLPDRTTSMGTQGQHTSIDKTHERARLASGNWRSDRGGDSRLYSRFEPFCSLEKERPHSSQSATGPAPIHSPERTKSMYSVKSSPTNEQHNHTGQQTHSHHENKLGKFIQRVGHFIHKNK